TCTACAGTCGAGTGGGTGGCCAAGAAGTCACTACTCGAGGGCTACCGAAACCGCGACGGGTTGGCATGGGACGACGCCAGGCTCGGCTTGGTGGATCTTCAATGGTCTGATATCCGGCCTGAGAAGGGCCTCTACTACAGGCTGCTCTCCAGGAACCGGATGATGCGCGTCGTGGACGAAGGCGACATCACCCGGGCGGTGACCGAACCGCCGTCGGACACCCGCGCTTATTTCCGCGGGCGGTGCGTCTCCAGATTCGGAAAAGATGTTGTAGGCGCCAGTTGGGACTCGGTGATTTTTGATGTTCCGGGGCTGGGGAAACTGCAGCGGGTGCCTACCCGGGAGCCTTTGAGGGGAACCCGGGCTTTGACCGGCGCCCTCTTTGACCGTCACCCGGATGCTGCTTCTTTCCTGGCCGAATTGTTGGGTCAGACGCCGCCACCGGCCAGGAGCTGATGGATGCCCGCCACAGGATTATTCGCCGTTGGTTAAAGCCGTCCGCAGCATCGGTCGGCGTGGCACTATGGCAGTAGGAAGTCTCCGTCAACAGGGGACTGACAGTAGGGAGAAAGAAAATGGCAGCACAGGAGCAGCAACAACCACAGTCGCGGGAAACCGAGACCGAAGTGGACGCACCCGAAGCGCCCCCGGCAGCACCGGAGGCACAGGCGTCGGACGCGACGCAAGGAGTGGATGACCTTCTCGACGAAATTGACGGCGTTTTGGAATCCAACGCCGAAGAGTTCGTCAGGGCGTTTGTCCAAAAGGGCGGACAGTAGGCGGACCCGCCAGAGGATGTACTGCCCGGTCGGCGTAAGGCCGCCGGGCATCGGAATGCAGAGTCGAAGGAGTGCAGCAATGCAGGACCCATCAACCGGCCCCCTGGCCACCCAGGCAACGTCTTCTTTCACGGAGCATCTTCAACGCTCGCGTCCCGAACTCCTTCCCTTTAATCAATCGTTACCCGTCGGCATGGTGCCGTCGTCCCCGCACGCCACCACCATCGTTGCCTTGACGTACGCAGGTGGAGTGCTGATGGCGGGGGACCGGCGCGCGACCATGGGCAACATCATCGCCAGCCGGCACATCGAGAAAGTGTTTCCGGCGGACGAGTATTCAGTCCTCGGCATAGCTGGTACGGCCGGCCTGGCAATTGACATCACGCGGCTCTTCCAGGTTGAGCTGGAGCATTACGAAAAGATCGAGGGCACGCTCCTCAGCCTGGTCGGCAAGGCCAACCGCCTGGGCGCCATGATCCGCGGAAACCTGCCCATGGCGATGCAGGGGATGGCTGTCGTTCCCTTGTTTGCAGGCTTCGACCACAGCTCCGGTGTGGGCCGTTTGTTCTCCTACGACGTCACAGGCGGCCGGTACGAAGAACAGGAGCATCACTCCGTCGGTTCCGGTTCCGTGTTCGCCCGCGGCGCGCTCAAGAAGCTCTGGAAGCCTAATTTGTCTGCGGAAAACGCCGTAGCAGTAGCTGTTGAGGCACTCTATGACGCCGCAGATGACGACTCCGCCACTGGCGGGCCCGACCCCGTTCGCCAATTGTGGCCGGTGGTTTATACCGTCGATCGATCCGGCAACCGGCGGGTCCCTGACCGGGATCTGGCCGCGGTTGCCGGCGCAATTGTTGAATCGCGGGCTGCCGCCGGACGGGAGGCCTGATATGACACAGCAGTTCTACGTCTCTCCCGAGCAGTTAATGAAGGACCGTGCGGACTTCGCGCGGAAGGGCATAGCGCGTGGGCGATCTGTTGTGGTCATCAGCTGCTCCGATGGCATCGCGCTGATCGCCGAAAACCCTTCACCTTCGCTTCACAAGATCGGTGAAATCTACGACAAAATCGCCTTCGCTGCGGTGGGCAAGTACAACGAATTTGAAAGCCTCAGGCAAGCAGGAGTCCGCTATGCAGACGTCCGCGGCTACTCCTACGACCGTGAGGACGTGACTGCCCGCGGCCTGGCAAGTGTCTACGCTCAGAGCCTCGGAGCGGTGTTTACCGCCGAGCAAAAACCGTTTGAGGTGGAATTGGCGGTGGCAGAGGTTGGTCTCACCCGGGAGGAGGACCACCTCTACCGTTTGACCTTCGACGGATCAATCGCCGATGAAAACGGGTTTGTGGTGATGGGCGGACTCGCTGACCAGATTTCCGACGTCGTCAGCGGGGAGTGGGAGCCGGAACTCACCTTGGCGGGGGCCATGCGACTGGCTCTGCGTGCCCTGGCCACCAACAAGGAAATCGACGAGCTGCCCGCCACCGCCGTCGAAGCTGCCGTGCTGTACCGCGCTTCCGAAAGCAATCGCGGATCACGCAGGGCGTTCAGGCGGCTGTTGCCGGAAGACATGACCCGGTTGCTCACAGAGGAGAGCTGAGATGGATAAGCGGATATTTGGCATCGAAACGGAGTTCGGAATTTCCTATTCCAGCCCTGATTCCCGCCCTTTGGCCCCCGAGGAAGTTGCACGGTACCTCTTTCGCAAGGTGGTCAGTTGGGGCAGGTCCTCCAACGTTTTCCTTACCAACGGTTCACGGCTTTACCTTGATGTGGGGTCGCACCCGGAGTATGCCACCGCAGAGTGTGACGACCTCGCACAGCTGATCGCCCATGACAGGGCCGGTGAACTGATCCTTGACGACCTCGTGGATGAGGCTCAGGCAAGGCTCGCCGCGGAGGGTTTCAACGGAACTGTGTACCTCTTCAAGAACAACACCGATTCTGCGGGCAATTCCTACGGCAGCCATGAGAACTACCTCATACCGCGGCGCGGGGAGTTCTCCCGCCTTGCCGAAATATTGA
The sequence above is a segment of the Arthrobacter sp. StoSoilB22 genome. Coding sequences within it:
- a CDS encoding ubiquitin-like protein Pup; this encodes MAAQEQQQPQSRETETEVDAPEAPPAAPEAQASDATQGVDDLLDEIDGVLESNAEEFVRAFVQKGGQ
- the prcB gene encoding proteasome subunit beta → MQDPSTGPLATQATSSFTEHLQRSRPELLPFNQSLPVGMVPSSPHATTIVALTYAGGVLMAGDRRATMGNIIASRHIEKVFPADEYSVLGIAGTAGLAIDITRLFQVELEHYEKIEGTLLSLVGKANRLGAMIRGNLPMAMQGMAVVPLFAGFDHSSGVGRLFSYDVTGGRYEEQEHHSVGSGSVFARGALKKLWKPNLSAENAVAVAVEALYDAADDDSATGGPDPVRQLWPVVYTVDRSGNRRVPDRDLAAVAGAIVESRAAAGREA
- the prcA gene encoding proteasome subunit alpha produces the protein MTQQFYVSPEQLMKDRADFARKGIARGRSVVVISCSDGIALIAENPSPSLHKIGEIYDKIAFAAVGKYNEFESLRQAGVRYADVRGYSYDREDVTARGLASVYAQSLGAVFTAEQKPFEVELAVAEVGLTREEDHLYRLTFDGSIADENGFVVMGGLADQISDVVSGEWEPELTLAGAMRLALRALATNKEIDELPATAVEAAVLYRASESNRGSRRAFRRLLPEDMTRLLTEES